Genomic DNA from Kluyveromyces lactis strain NRRL Y-1140 chromosome C complete sequence:
caatattttccaaagcagCCAACCAGGCCTTAAGCTGAGTATTGACTTTCTCTTGATCAGCACCAAGCTTGgcaaagaaatcttttctGTATGGACATGCCTTCATGGCCAATTTGAATATAGGTTTCACTAGCATACCGTGATATTGACTTAAAGTTTTTTTATAAGCAGCAATAAAGGTATCAGTCATTTCCGTAGTGGGGTTCTCAATCGTTTCTTTCATGGCCTGGGCCGTGAACTGCAAGCCTCTGGTTAACCATAATAAACCTTCACTGGCTGTTTTCTTACCCTCTGCTCTTTCATTAGTAACTAGATCTTGTAACGTAGCAGATTTGTCGGGAGTGGCCAACAGTCTTTTGCGAAGCTTGGCAATGTTCCCGTTTAAATCGTTTTGAACAACGACAAAAGCAGCATTTCCCAAAAGATCGAACAATTTGACAAGGGATTCTGATGCTTCCAAAAACTCGGACGTTGAAATCTTGTTATCCCGATCCACAGGAACTGTCTCGAAAGACATCTTCATTTCATCGAAAAAGGTTGACATGGCGTTCTAAATTTATATCTGGAAAAGTGTCAAGAGCAAATGAAAGGCACTTCAAACCACAAAATGATCAACAAATACTATGCAGTTAATGTTGCTTAGTTGCTTTTATCCGATGTATTACTAAATGATGCACTTTTCAGTGATGTGGATACTTGCTCAATAGTTACTTCAATATTGATTTGTAGTGTGGCTTATCACATGATGgatgaattggaaataATATTTCACGTTGAATTTCCATATGTTTACACTGGCAAAGAAAAttcgaaatttttcagatttcaaaacatcaacacGACAAGACAAGAATGAACGAACACGACATACTACAATTAAATGTTGTCTTAAGGAGGATCCATTCTGAGAATAGGAAATGAACCACTTTTCTAGGAGTATATCTTTAGTTGGATATGTTTATGTTTATGAAAGGTGTTAattaatatatatttgtCATCTGAATGAGATATGCAAGATATTAACCTCTTCCAGCATTCATTCTCTTCAGTCTCAACTTTTCAGCCATAGACATTGGTTTATTGGATACCGGAGCAGTTTGTGCTGGTGCTGGTGCTGGGGTTGGAGTAGAAGGAACAGGGCTAGATCTAGAGCTAccgttcttcttttcaagaagttcttcGATTTCTCTTTGCTTTCTAGCAATTTCGTCTCTTTCCttgttgattctttcaCGTTCGGCACGTCTCTTGGCAAGTTCTTCCTCCTTAGCCAAAGCCTCCTTTTCAGCAGCTTCAGCTTCAATTGCAGCTTGTATTTCAGCAACTTTAGCTTCATAACGTTCCTTACGGActtgttcaattctttgcttcttaGCTTCTTCTAATTGAGCTTCCTTCAAGGCGCGTTGTTTTTCTAActcttccttcttttcagcgATAACAGATGACTTGTATTGGTTGAAAGTACTGTAGATTTTGTTCAAACGTTGATGTAGAgccaatttcttttcataGTCGGCCTTGGAAGTCTCAattaacttcttcttgaaattgtCGTAATTCTCTCTATCCCTCTTTTTTTGCTCTTCAGCGTCCTTTTCTAACAATGGCAATTCCATTTGTCTATAGGCTCTTTCCAGGTGATCTAACTTCTTGAAGGCATAGGTCATACGTTCAGTCAAatccttcttgttcttggcTACTTGTTCAATGACCATTTGGTTGATCTTATCACTTGTTAGGTTCTTGGCTTCCTTTGGATCAATATGAATGACACCATTGGCATTAGTTTCAGcaatcaacttcttcatttcttgttcatgGATCGCTTCTCTCTCACGTTCCATCATTTCTTCAGCACGACGTTCCGCTTCTTTCTCCATAGAAGATTCAACAGCAGCCTTTTCCTCAGCCATACGTCTTTGCCTTTCTTCTAGAGCCTTCTTGGCAAGAAtcttgttttcttcttcgcTTCTCTTCTTGCGTTCAGCGTTACTCTTAGCTCTAATTTCAGCAgcttccttttctaacTTGATaacttcttcctttcttcTGATCAATTCTTCACGCACAAGTTTGACTCTGTAATAGTAAGAACCATTTTCGTATTCTTCGTTGGCCTTTAAGATCTTGGATAGATCAGTCAACTTAGAACGGACTTCTGAGTTACGAGTGAAGACTTGTTCATTCTGTTCCTCATCAGCATGCGTTTCTTGGGAGGTTTCCTCTTCGGATTCAGAGTTCTTTGCTTCATCAGAAGTGCTAGATTCGGGAACTTCAACAAGAGATGCTTGCCAAGCGTCAAATGGATCTTGGGCAAATGAAACGGTATCAGTTTCATGGTCAATGGAAATACTAACATAATCATCCATAGCAGCTTGGATTAAGTATTTTTCTAGTTCAAAAACAGATAATTCGAAAGGAGCTGGCAGTGACAACATTTCATGCAATTCAACTAAGTGAATAGATGTTTGAGCCTTTGAGACTTCAATGATGGATCTTCTGATGAATAGGTTTCTCAATGGAGCCACGTATTGGGCGAAATATGGCTTTTCAACCAAGTTTGGCAAAAGTGCAGACAATTGAGACTTAGCAGACTTCACATCGAAATTAGTTTCCaatatattgaagaatttcaaaatatcagcGTCAGCTTTCTCTACGACTTGTTGTTCACCAGCAGCAGTAATCAAATCCTTTCTCTTTGGTTTACTTTCAAGGTCTAGTAAGTCACATAGACGAATTTGAGGATCGAAACCAGCAATTGGTAAGTCATCCAATTGAATTGCCAAAGCGGACAAGACAAATTGAGATGAATAGAACTTAAAGTCTTCTTCGGAAGCATTTGGATTCTTCAAGTACAAATTGTAGAATTTTTCCCATGCAGCAGCGTGCAATAAATAGTTACCAGAGACAAAGAAGATCTTGGCCAAATTTTCGTAGTAGTTGGCCAACACAGAGGGCTTTGGAGCACGCTTCGAGAGACGCATCAAATGATgaacatcttcaatggaTCTGAAAGCTTCATGCCATAATTCCAATTTAACAGAAACGTTAACTTGTTGGAAACGTTGGTCAGAATAACGTTGCAAAGTGTCAGGATCTGATAAATCGACAGTGTGG
This window encodes:
- a CDS encoding GLTP domain-containing protein (conserved hypothetical protein) encodes the protein MSTFFDEMKMSFETVPVDRDNKISTSEFLEASESLVKLFDLLGNAAFVVVQNDLNGNIAKLRKRLLATPDKSATLQDLVTNERAEGKKTASEGLLWLTRGLQFTAQAMKETIENPTTEMTDTFIAAYKKTLSQYHGMLVKPIFKLAMKACPYRKDFFAKLGADQEKVNTQLKAWLAALENIVSILLEFLAKTCKDL
- the RPG1 gene encoding translation initiation factor eIF3 core subunit a (similar to uniprot|P38249 Saccharomyces cerevisiae YBR079C RPG1 Subunit of the core complex of translation initiation factor 3(eIF3) essential for translation part of a subcomplex (Prt1p-Rpg1p-Nip1p) that stimulates binding of mRNA and tRNA(i)Met to ribosomes); protein product: MAPPALRPENAIRRADELVSVGEPMAALQSLFDLLSSRRSRFADAATLEPIIFKFLELGVELRKGKMIKEGLYQYKKHMQHTPEGLISVGAVARKFIDLIETKMTNIQAQTDAKEESNKDQAEEDLEGGVTPENLLVSVYEQEQTVGGFNNDDVSAWLRFTWESYRTTLDFLRNNSQLEITYAGVVNRTMQFCYKYNRKNEFKRLAEMLRQHLDAANYQQQRYGHHTVDLSDPDTLQRYSDQRFQQVNVSVKLELWHEAFRSIEDVHHLMRLSKRAPKPSVLANYYENLAKIFFVSGNYLLHAAAWEKFYNLYLKNPNASEEDFKFYSSQFVLSALAIQLDDLPIAGFDPQIRLCDLLDLESKPKRKDLITAAGEQQVVEKADADILKFFNILETNFDVKSAKSQLSALLPNLVEKPYFAQYVAPLRNLFIRRSIIEVSKAQTSIHLVELHEMLSLPAPFELSVFELEKYLIQAAMDDYVSISIDHETDTVSFAQDPFDAWQASLVEVPESSTSDEAKNSESEEETSQETHADEEQNEQVFTRNSEVRSKLTDLSKILKANEEYENGSYYYRVKLVREELIRRKEEVIKLEKEAAEIRAKSNAERKKRSEEENKILAKKALEERQRRMAEEKAAVESSMEKEAERRAEEMMEREREAIHEQEMKKLIAETNANGVIHIDPKEAKNLTSDKINQMVIEQVAKNKKDLTERMTYAFKKLDHLERAYRQMELPLLEKDAEEQKKRDRENYDNFKKKLIETSKADYEKKLALHQRLNKIYSTFNQYKSSVIAEKKEELEKQRALKEAQLEEAKKQRIEQVRKERYEAKVAEIQAAIEAEAAEKEALAKEEELAKRRAERERINKERDEIARKQREIEELLEKKNGSSRSSPVPSTPTPAPAPAQTAPVSNKPMSMAEKLRLKRMNAGRG